In Candidatus Methylacidiphilales bacterium, one DNA window encodes the following:
- a CDS encoding type II toxin-antitoxin system HicB family antitoxin — MRYAILIEKSETGYGAYVPDLPGCVAVGETIAETEKLIKEAVEFHLEGLREDGIDIPSPSSVAEYVEV, encoded by the coding sequence ATGCGCTACGCGATTTTAATTGAAAAATCCGAGACCGGATATGGTGCTTATGTTCCCGATCTTCCCGGATGCGTCGCTGTGGGAGAAACCATTGCAGAAACTGAAAAACTGATTAAGGAGGCAGTCGAGTTTCATCTTGAAGGCCTCAGGGAAGACGGAATTGATATTCCATCACCATCCTCGGTTGCTGAATACGTTGAAGTATAA